The Alphaproteobacteria bacterium sequence TCGGCACCGCCGCCGGCGGAGCGGGAGGTGGTCGTCTACACCTCCCCCATGTGCGCGCCCTGCGAGGCGCTGAAGCACTACCTGACGAGCCATGGCGTCGCCTTCCGCGTGCGCGACCTGCTGATGGACGAGGATGCCCAGGACCGTCTGGACGCCGCCCGCATCCGCTCCACCCCCGCCCTGGAGGTGGACGGCCAGCTCTACGCCGGCGACGCCCTGAACCCGGACGCGGTCAAGGCCCTGCTGGGGCTTTAGAGCGCTTTCGGCACGGGTTGCCCCACTGTCCCGCCCCATCTCCCGCGCAAGCGGGGACAGGGGAGATGGACTGGTGAGCCAGCGGGAAAAGAACCCGCTTGTCTTATGACTCCGCCGCTGCATCTGCGATGATGTAGCGCCCGGGTGGGGTGGCCACCCGGACAATTCCAGCTTCCCCGGACGCGCACAGCGCGATCCGGGGTCTTCCGCGGCGGTTACCGCCCCGGCAGCGCCACTGTCCGCGTCGGTCCGCCGAGGCCATGCACCTTGTCATGCCCCCGCACGACCACCTCGCGCACGCCGGGCGGGATCGCGACGCCGTCGAGCGACCGGGTGAAGGGCTGCTCGGTCACGTGCGGGTGGTAGAGCACGCGCTCGCCATAGACCGTCTTGCCGTCGGCCGACACCACGTCCCAGCGGTCGGCATAGTGGTCCCAGCCCTGGTCGGCGTGGCGGAGCGTTACCGCGAATGAAAACCGGCCGCCGCCCTCGGGCTCGACGGCGATGGCGACCACCGTCACCTCGCCCGCCTGCGCGGCCTCCGGCCAGGGGGCCGGCAGGGCCAGCAGGGCGGCAACCATCCACAGCGCGCCGATCGTCCGCATTGTCGCGTCTCCGAATCGCTCTAATTTCGCTAGTGATCCACTAGTCCGTCTGCGGCCGCGCCGGTCCAATCACAACCGCGCGAGCCGCCGCCGCAACCGGAACGACAGACCTCCATGGCCGATCTCTTCGCATCCTCCGCCGCCAGTGCCTCCGACTATTCCGCCGCCGATATCGAGGTGCTGGAAGGGCTGGAGCCGGTGCGCCGGCGGCCCGGCATGTATATCGGCGGCACCGACGAGGCCGGCCTGCACCATCTGGCCACCGAAATCCTCGACAACGCCATGGACGAGGCGGTGGCCGGCCATGCCAGCGTCATCGACATGGAGTTGATGGCCGACGGCTCGCTGGCGGTCCGCGACAACGGCCGCGGCATCCCGGTCGATCCGCACCCGAAATTCCCG is a genomic window containing:
- a CDS encoding glutaredoxin family protein, yielding MSASAPPPAEREVVVYTSPMCAPCEALKHYLTSHGVAFRVRDLLMDEDAQDRLDAARIRSTPALEVDGQLYAGDALNPDAVKALLGL